The following DNA comes from Microbacterium wangchenii.
GGAAGACGAAGCCGACGCGCCGCGACAGGGTGTGGGCGTCGGCGGAGTGCACGTCGAGTCCATCGAGCCGCACCGTGCCGCGTGGCGGGCGCAGCACCCCGGCGACGGCCTGCACGAGCGTCGTCTTGCCGGCGCCGTTGGCCCCCACGACGGCGACGAACGCGCCCGCCGCGACGTCGAGGTCGACGCCGTCCAGGACGGTGGTGCGGGCCGCCCCGCGCCCGCGGGTCAGGGTGAGCCCCCGCACGCGCACGATCGGCTCGCCTCCGGATGCGGCCGGCCGCCCGCGTCCGGCCGCCTCGGACGCCGCCGCCGGCGGCGGCGTCCGCTCGAGCGCGGCGCGCAGTTCGCCGGGGGTGAGGGGGAGCGGATCGATGGCGTACCCCGCGCGGCGCAGCCGCAGCGCCGCGAGGAGCGATGTCGGCAGCCACACCCCGATCGCCTGCAGCTCCTCCGCACGGCCGCGCAGGACGTCGTCGACGGATCCGTCGGCGACCAGTCGCCCGGCCCCATCGAGGACGACGACCCGGTCGACCAGGCCCACGGCGGCATCGAGGTTGTGCTCGACGAGGAGGATCGCCCGGTCGCCGGCGGCGACGACGTCGGCCAGCGCGGCGTACACCTCTTCGATCCCGCGCGGGTCGAGGTTCGCAGTGGGCTCGTCGAGCACGAGCAGGGGCGAGCCCATGGCGAGCGCCGCCGCGATCGCGAGGCGCTGCCGCCCTCCGCCGGAGAGCAGATCCGGGTTGTCGCCGCGTCGGTCCCACAGGCCCACGCGGCGCAGAGCCGCCTCGGCCCGCGTGAGCACGACGTCCACCGGCAGCCGCAGGTTCTCTGGGCCGAAGGCGACCTCGTCGAGCACGGTGCCGGTGACGATCTGGGCGTCGGGATCCTGGAACACCATTCCCACGCGCGTGCTCAACGTGGCCACCGGTGTGGTCGCCGCATCCATGCCGGCCACCTCGATCGAGCCCGTCACCGTCGCGGGGACGGCGTGGGGGATGAGGCCGTTCAGGGCGAGCGCGAGGGTGGACTTGCCCGAGCCGCTGGGCCCGAGCACCAGCACGACCTCGCCCGGTGACACGTCGAACCCGACGTCGGCGGGGGTCGCCACGTCGGCTCCGTCGTGGGTGATCGCCACGCCGCGCAGGCGCAGGAGCGGCGCGGCGGAGATCCCGGTCACCGCCGGGTCGCGGTGCGGGCGACGCCGGCGCGGCGCAGGCCCGTGCCCACGGCCAGTCCCACCGCGGTCCAGGCGACGGGTCCGAGCAGGAACAGCGCCACGAAGGCCACCTGCACCCACAGCTCGAAGCCGGCGACGCCGAACGCGAACCACATGGGCACGGCCAGCACGAGGCCCGTCACCGCTGCCGAGAGGAAGAAGCGCCACGGCTCCCAGTGGCGATAGCGGGTGAGAGCGGCGACCCCCTCCTGCACGCCGCCGAAGACGACCGCGGCCAGGATGTAGCCGGCGAGCATCGTCGGGGCGATCGCCGATCCCACGATCGCCGCGATCGCATGGGTGATGAGGGCGACCCACGGCTGGCGCAGCATCTCCTGCGCGATGACGCCGGGCAGGGCGTGGAATCCGAGCACGAGTCCGTACAGCGCGACGGCGCCCACGGCGGTGATGGCGTGCAGCACGGCCCAGCCGGCCGACAGCAGCCCCGTTGCGACACCGATCGCCGCGCAGATCAGCAGGACGCGCGTGGGGAGTCGGGATGCCGCGGCCACGCGTTCAGCGTACCCCTGGCCGCTGAGAGCCTGCCCGCCGCGGGCCGGGAGAATCCAGAGGCGATGTGACCATTGGCTGGTAGTGACCTGTGAGCTATGTTTGTGCAACGCGCGGCAGAGCTGTCACGCATTTCGCTCGATACATCCCCCCGTCTGGAGCGCATTATGGGTCGACCCCTGCGTTCGGTCGCTGTCGTGGCGGTTGCCGCGCTCCTGACCGGCCTGTCCGCCACCGCCAGTTACGGCGCCGTCGCCGCGGGGGAGGTGACCAGCCCCGTTCCCGTGGACGCCCCCAGCGGTCAGTACATCGTGCTGCTGGATGAGGCGCCGGCCGCGACCTACGACGGCGGCGTGTCCAACCTGCGCTCGACGCAGCCCGACGAGGGCGACAAGCTCGACGCGAGGGCACCCGAGGTGCAGGAGTACACCCAGTTCCTCGACGACCGCCAGCAGGAGGTCGCGGCAGAGGTGGGGGCCGACCGCGAGTACTCGTACACGCTGGCGGCCAACGGGTTCAGCGCGCAGCTGAGCGCGCAGCAGGCCGCGAAGCTGGCGGCCACCGAGGGCGTGGCCGCGGTGGTGCCCGACGAGATCCGTCACCCCGACGCAGTCCCTTCCACGGAGTTCCTCGGGCTCGAGGGCGAGGGCGGCGTGTGGGAAGCGGTCGGCGGACCGGATGCGGCGGGCGCCGGCACGGTCGTCGGCGTGATCGACACCGGCATCGCACCGGAGCATCCGTCGTTCGCCGGTGAGCCGCTGGGCACCTCGCCCGGCGCGGAGCCGTACCTCGACGGCAACGAGGTCGTCTTCGCCAAGAGCGACGGCACGACGTTCCGCAGCGAGCGCGTGACCGGAGAGGAGTGGGACGTCGACGACTACTCCACGAAGCTCATCGGCGCGAAGTACTTCAGCTCGGGTGCTGCCGCCGCGGGCTACGACTTCTCCGCCGACGTGCTGTCTCCGCGTGACGGGGACGGGCACGGATCGCACACCGCCGGCACCGCCGCCGGCAATCACGCCGTCGCCGCGAGCGTGGAGGGCATCGACTTCGAAGAGATCTCCGGCGTGGCGCCGGGGGCCAAGGTCGCCGCCTACAAGGCGTGCTACTCCGGTCCCGACCCGCTGGTCAACACCGACGACATCTGCGCCCTGAGCGACCTGCTCGCCGCCATCAACGCCGCCGTGGCGGACGGCGTCGACGTCATCAACTACTCCATCGGCGGTGGAGCGGCCACCACGACCTTCTCCACCGAGGACCGCGCGTTCTTCAACGCCGCCGCCGCCGGGATCTTCGTGTCCGTCAGCGCCGGCAACGCCGGGCCGGGAGCAGCGACCGCCGACCACGCGTCGCCGTGGTACACCACGGTCGCCGCATCCACCGTCCCCACCTACGAGGGCACGGTGCAGCTGCCCAACGGCTTCGAGGCCGCGGGCGCATCGGTGTCGGTGCCGTCCGGCGAGGAGGTCACCGGTCCGGTCGTGTACGGCGGCGACATCGTCGCGGACGGCGCCGATCCCGCGCAGGCGGCGCTGTGCTACATCGGGGCGCTCGATCCGGCCGAGGCGGAGGGCAGGATCGTCGTGTGCGACCGGGGCGAGAACGCCCGCATCGAGAAGTCGCAGGCCGTCGAGGAGGCGGGCGGGATCGGCATGATCCTCGTCAACGTCACGCCGTCTTCGCTGGACAACGACTTCCACTCGGTGCCGACCGTGCACATCGCCGACACCTTCCGTGCCGCGCTGCTCGAGTACGTGCGGAACACTCCGGATGCCACGGCCACCCTGATCGGTGAGAACGTCACGGGGGTGGAGACCCCGACCCCCGTGATCGCGGGCTTCTCCAGCCGCGGGCCGATGCTCGCCGACGGCAGCGACATCCTCAAGCCCGACCTCACCGCCCCCGGCGTGGCGATCCTCGCCGCGACGCAGAACCGCGCGGGCGAAGACCCCACGTTCGGCTTCAAGTCGGGCACGTCCATGTCGGCCCCGCACATCGCCGGGCTCGCCGCGCTGTACCTCGGGGAGCGTCCGAACGCGACGCCCGCCGAGATCAAGTCGGCGATGATGACCACCGCGTACGACACCGTGAACGACGACGGCTCCACGGCCACCGACCCGTTCGCGCAGGGCGCCGGTCACGTCGACCCGACCCGGTTCTTCGAGCCGGGGCTGCTCTACCTGAACGGTCCCGACGACTGGGCGGCGTACCTGCAGGGCAAGGGCCTGTACGACTTCGGCGTGGAGCCCATCGACGGCAGCGACCTCAACCTCGCCTCCATCGCGATCGGATCGCTCTCCACGCCGCAGACGGTGACGCGCACGGTGACCGCGACGCAGGCGGGCACCTTCACCGCATCCATCGACGTACCGGGCATCGACGCGGTCGTCGAGCCGGCCTCGCTGACCTTCGGTGCGGCCGGGGAGACCCAGTCGTACACGGTGACGTTCACGCGCAACGGCGCTCCCGCGGAGGAGTGGACGAGCGGACGGCTGACCTGGACGAGCGGCGACACCACGGTGCGCTCGCCCATCGTCATCCAGCCGGTGACGGCGGATGCTCCGGCCGAGGTGTCGGGCACCGGGATCGACGGCAGCACCGACGTGACCATCACGCCGGGGATCACGGGCGATCTGCCGGTGAACCTCAGCGGCCTGGCGCCGATGGAGCTCTTGGCCGATCCGGACAACCCCGTGGACGGCCACACCGGCGATGAGAATTCCGGTGCCGACAGCGAAGGGTATGTGAGCTGGATCGTGGAGGTGCCCGAGGGCACCGCCCTGTCGCGGTTCACGCTGGACTCCTCCGACGACGAGACCAGCGACCTCGACCTGGCGGTGTACCGCGTCGTCAGCCCCGACGATCTGCGCTACTACGAGGTGTGGCAGTCGGCGACGGGCGCGGCGGACGAGCAGGTGACGCTGCAGGAGCCGACGGCGGGCACGTACCTCATCGAGGCGAACGTGTTCTCCTTCACCGACCCCTTCACGTGGGACCTGTGGTTCGGCAACGTGCCGGCCGAAGTCGGCGAGGGGGCGCTGACGGCGACTCCCAACCCGATCCCCGTGGAACAGGGGGTCGAGACCACCTACGCACTGTCGTGGTCGGGCCTGCAGCCGCAGACGCGGTACCTCGGCGTCGCGCAGTACGCCGACTCGGCGGTGCGCACGGTGCTGACGGTCGACTCGGGTCAGGCGGCGCCGGCGGCCACGGAGGCGCCGACGATCTCGGGCGACCCGCGCGTGGGCAAGACGCTCACCGCGACGCCGGGAACGTGGGAGCCGGCGGAGGTCGAGGTCGCCTACCAGTGGCTGCGCGACGGTCAGCCCATCGATGGCGCCACCGCGCAGACGTACAAGGTGACCAGGGCCGACGTGGGCACGACCCTCTCGGTGCGGGTCACGGCCACCGCCGCCGGCAACCCCACCCCCGGGGTAGCCGACAGCGCCGGGGTCTTCGTGAAGTTCACGTCGCAGACCAAGGTCACGCTCAACCGCTACGTGGGCACGTCGTCCCAGGACTACGCGGTCACCGTCGCCGTCACCCCCTCCGGCGGCGAGGCGGCCACCGGTGAGGTCGAGGTGTGGGTGAACGGCCGGTCCTACACCGGTGCGCTCGCCGAGGGCACCGTGACGATCCCGCTGCCCGCGCAGTCCCGCGGGGTCAAGGTCGTGATCGCGCAGTACGACGGCAGCGACACCGTCGCGTCGTCCACGGGGGTGAGCGGATTCCTCGTGTTCCGCTGATCCGTCGCATCTGAGGGCGTCCGGGCTCCGGCTCGGGCGCCCTCGCGCGCTCCCCGCTGACCGGGGCTCCCGCTCCATCCCGGGTTCATCAGTCCCTGGTTCCGCAGACGCGGCGGGCCCTAAGAACGGGATATGGACACGGGAACAGGCGACACCGAGCACCGATCGGCAGCGGAGGTCGCAGCCCTGCAGCGCGAGTGGATCTTCGGCTGGGACCGCGTCGAGGGTGACCCCCTGCGCGCCTTCGCCGATGTGTTCGGGCGCTACTACGACTTCGACGCGGACGTCCTCCTCTTCGACGACGCCGATCCCGAGCGTCGGACGCACCGGCGGGTGGCCGACTACGCCGACGCGTTCTGGCCGACCTTCTCGGGGCCGGACGGATGCGTCGGGGTGGCACATCCTCCGCGACCAGACGGCCATCTACCCGATCTCCCAGGCGGAGGCCGACTCCTCCTTCGGGTAGGGCTCAGGGGTGTTGGGGGTTCTTCCGCTTCCATCGATGTCGGTCGACCGAGACGCCGGCTCTGTCTGGTTGACTGAGGGCGACCTGGTGCCACGGCAAGCGGGGAGATGTCGGGATGTCGTTCTGGATCTGCGCCACCTGTGCGGTGGAGCATGCCGCGCGTCCCGAGGTGTGCGCGATCTGCGCCGATGAGCGTCAATGGGTGCCGGCGAGCGGTCAGCGCTGGCTGACGCTGGAGGAGATGACGGAAGCCGGCTACCAGACCGCGATCGCCGAGCTCGAGCCCGATCTGTGGGGCATCCGCAGCTCTCCGGAAGCCGGCATCGGCCAGCTCTCCAAACTCGTTCGAACCGAAGAGGGATGTCTGCTGTTCGACCCTCTCGGGTTCATCGACGAGGCGGCGGTGCGCAGCATCCGGGACATCGGCCCGGTCGTGGCGATCGTGGCCAGCCCCCCGCACATGTACGGCGTGCAGCTGGAGTGGAGCCGGATGCTGGGAGGCGTGCCGGTGCTCGTGGCGGAGAAGGACCGCTCGTGGCTGGCACGGCCGGGCGAGGCGATCCGGTTCTGGTCCGACGACATCGAGATCCTGCCCGGGGTGACGCTCACGCAGCCGGGCGGACATTTCCCCGGGAGCGCGGTCGCCCATTGGGTGGCGGGAGCGGAGGGCAGGGGAGTGCTCCTGTCCAGCGACACCATCTTCGCGAATCCCGACCGGGCCAGCGTGAGCTTCATGCGCAGCTTCCCCAACCGGCTGCCGCTCTCGGGTGCGGTCGTGGACCGCGTCGCGCGACACGTCGAGCGCTTCGCGTTCGATCGGCTCTACGGGAACTTCGACAACGTCATCCCGGCCGACGCCCGCGAGATCGTCCGCCGGTCAGCGGACCGCCACACCGCGTGGGTGCGCGGCGATTTCGATCACCTGACCTGAGGCGTGCCGACCGTCAGGCGGCGACTCCGTCGGCTCACGTCAACGCATCCAGCCTACGCTGCAGCCCCGCCCGTTCCGCCGCGCTCTCGGTGAGATCGATGGCCGTGCGGTAGGCCTGCCGGGCCTCCTCGGCGCGGCCCGCCCGCCGGAGAAGATCGGCGTGCGCGGCGGCGACATACGGGTAGACCTGCGCGATCGGATCGGCGATCAGCGGGGCGAGTGCCTGCAGTCCCGCCTCGGGTCCGTCGCGAAACCCGACCGCGACCGCGCGGTTCAGGCCGACCACGGGCGAGGGCCATTGCTGAGCCAGGAGATCGTAGAGGTCGACGATCTCCGCCCAGTCGGTGCTCTCCCACTCTCCGGCCTGTGCATGCACCGCCGCGATCGCCGCCTCCAGTCCGTATCGCGTGGGGCGGCTCCGCAGGCTCCGGCGCACGAGCGTCGCGCCCTCCGCGATCATGGCGCGGTCCCAGCGAGACCGGTCCTGTTCGGGCAGGGCGACCGGCTCGCCCGTGGCCGCGACGCGCGTGCCCCGCCTCGCCGACGTGAGCAGCATGAGGGCGAGCATCGCCGCCACCCGGGCGTCGTGCGGCATCAGGTCGTGCAGGAGCCGGGCCAGGCGGAGCGCAGTGTCGGCGAGATCGTCGCGTACCGCGGATGCTCCGGATGGTGCCGCGTGCCCCGTCGTGAACACGAGGTAGACGACCTGGAGGACGGCGTCCAGCCGCTCCGGGAGCCGGTCGTCGTCGGGGATGCGGAACGGGATACGCGCGACGGCGATCTTCTTCTTCGCCCTCGTGATGCGCGCCGCCATCGTCGGCTGCGGTACGAGGAAGGCGCGGGCCACCTCCGACGTGGACAGGCCGCAGACCAGCCGGAGCGTCAGCGCGACCTGCGCAGGGCGATCCAGTGCCGGGTGGCAGCAGGTCAGGATCAGCCGCAGCCGGTCGTCGTCCACGCCCGTCCCCGCCCGGTCGCCCGGGTCTCCGTGGGCTGTGCTCTGGTCCATCACCAGCAGCGGCAGGAGGCGGGCCGCGCGTCCCTTGCGGCGGAGCACGTCGAGCGCGTGGTTGCGCGCGACGGTCGTGAGCCATGCCCCCGGCCGGTCGGGGACGCCGGTCGCCGACCAGCGGGTCAGCGCCGACGCGAACGCCTCCTGCGCGCAGTCCTCCGCCAGATCGAGGTCGCGCGTGACACGCGCGACGCTCGCAACCACGGTGGGCCACTCCTGCCGGTACGCCGCCGTCACCGCATCGGCGACGGCGGCGGACCCCGACTCAGGGGGCATCGACGACGGGCCGGATCTCCACGCCCGCGGAATAGGGCGCCGCCGTCTCCGGGAGCAGCGCGGCCAGCTCGATCGCGGCGTCCAGGTCGGGCGCGTCGACCAGGTAGTAGCCGCCGACCACCTCCTTCGTCTCCAAGAACGGTCCGTCGGTGACCTCCGGCTGACCGCCCCCGCGCGAGCGCACCGCGGTCGCCGTGCTGGCCGGAGCCAGCTCGTGGCCCGCGAGAATCGCTCCGGCCGCCGTCTGCGCGAACCGGCGGTGACCGTCGTCGATGCGACGGCGCTCGGCGGGCGGGATGTCCTCCCAACTCTCCCGGTCGCCCGTGATCAGCAGCATGTACGTCGCCATGTCCTCCTCCTTCGCGTCGTGCGGACGGGAAAGGAGTCCGCTCACTTCACCGACGAACCGCGATCCGCCCGAATCGACAGGATCACCGTCTCTTCCGAGTGTGTGCGCGATACCGGGCGGCTGTCGATCCCCGGTGGCCGGCGAACGTCGGCCTTGCAGGGCAGGAGACAGGAAGGACTGCACGATGATGCATCGCGAACGGCCGGGAGGAATCGGGGTCGGGACGTCGAGAGCGGCGTGGCAGGCACGCGCGGTCTTCTTCCTGAACGGCCTCGTGTGCGCCAGTTACATCGCCTCGCTTCCGGCGCTGAAGGGGGTGTTCCGGCTGGATGACGGTGCATTGGGCGGGGTCGGCTTCGCCTTCGCCTTCGCCGCGCTCGTGGGGATGCAGGCGATGGGTCCCCTGACCGCGGCCGTGGGCGCCGGAACCGTCCTGCGAGTCTCGCTCGCCGCCCTGCCGCTGCTGCTGATCGCCCTCCCGTCGGCTCGCGGGCTCGGGGGCCTGCTCGTGGCCGTCGGCGCTTTCGGGGCCGTGCACGGCGCGACGGATGCGGCGATGAACGTC
Coding sequences within:
- a CDS encoding RNA polymerase sigma factor, producing the protein MPPESGSAAVADAVTAAYRQEWPTVVASVARVTRDLDLAEDCAQEAFASALTRWSATGVPDRPGAWLTTVARNHALDVLRRKGRAARLLPLLVMDQSTAHGDPGDRAGTGVDDDRLRLILTCCHPALDRPAQVALTLRLVCGLSTSEVARAFLVPQPTMAARITRAKKKIAVARIPFRIPDDDRLPERLDAVLQVVYLVFTTGHAAPSGASAVRDDLADTALRLARLLHDLMPHDARVAAMLALMLLTSARRGTRVAATGEPVALPEQDRSRWDRAMIAEGATLVRRSLRSRPTRYGLEAAIAAVHAQAGEWESTDWAEIVDLYDLLAQQWPSPVVGLNRAVAVGFRDGPEAGLQALAPLIADPIAQVYPYVAAAHADLLRRAGRAEEARQAYRTAIDLTESAAERAGLQRRLDALT
- a CDS encoding hydrolase, which translates into the protein MSFWICATCAVEHAARPEVCAICADERQWVPASGQRWLTLEEMTEAGYQTAIAELEPDLWGIRSSPEAGIGQLSKLVRTEEGCLLFDPLGFIDEAAVRSIRDIGPVVAIVASPPHMYGVQLEWSRMLGGVPVLVAEKDRSWLARPGEAIRFWSDDIEILPGVTLTQPGGHFPGSAVAHWVAGAEGRGVLLSSDTIFANPDRASVSFMRSFPNRLPLSGAVVDRVARHVERFAFDRLYGNFDNVIPADAREIVRRSADRHTAWVRGDFDHLT
- a CDS encoding ECF transporter S component; its protein translation is MAAASRLPTRVLLICAAIGVATGLLSAGWAVLHAITAVGAVALYGLVLGFHALPGVIAQEMLRQPWVALITHAIAAIVGSAIAPTMLAGYILAAVVFGGVQEGVAALTRYRHWEPWRFFLSAAVTGLVLAVPMWFAFGVAGFELWVQVAFVALFLLGPVAWTAVGLAVGTGLRRAGVARTATRR
- a CDS encoding S8 family serine peptidase, coding for MGRPLRSVAVVAVAALLTGLSATASYGAVAAGEVTSPVPVDAPSGQYIVLLDEAPAATYDGGVSNLRSTQPDEGDKLDARAPEVQEYTQFLDDRQQEVAAEVGADREYSYTLAANGFSAQLSAQQAAKLAATEGVAAVVPDEIRHPDAVPSTEFLGLEGEGGVWEAVGGPDAAGAGTVVGVIDTGIAPEHPSFAGEPLGTSPGAEPYLDGNEVVFAKSDGTTFRSERVTGEEWDVDDYSTKLIGAKYFSSGAAAAGYDFSADVLSPRDGDGHGSHTAGTAAGNHAVAASVEGIDFEEISGVAPGAKVAAYKACYSGPDPLVNTDDICALSDLLAAINAAVADGVDVINYSIGGGAATTTFSTEDRAFFNAAAAGIFVSVSAGNAGPGAATADHASPWYTTVAASTVPTYEGTVQLPNGFEAAGASVSVPSGEEVTGPVVYGGDIVADGADPAQAALCYIGALDPAEAEGRIVVCDRGENARIEKSQAVEEAGGIGMILVNVTPSSLDNDFHSVPTVHIADTFRAALLEYVRNTPDATATLIGENVTGVETPTPVIAGFSSRGPMLADGSDILKPDLTAPGVAILAATQNRAGEDPTFGFKSGTSMSAPHIAGLAALYLGERPNATPAEIKSAMMTTAYDTVNDDGSTATDPFAQGAGHVDPTRFFEPGLLYLNGPDDWAAYLQGKGLYDFGVEPIDGSDLNLASIAIGSLSTPQTVTRTVTATQAGTFTASIDVPGIDAVVEPASLTFGAAGETQSYTVTFTRNGAPAEEWTSGRLTWTSGDTTVRSPIVIQPVTADAPAEVSGTGIDGSTDVTITPGITGDLPVNLSGLAPMELLADPDNPVDGHTGDENSGADSEGYVSWIVEVPEGTALSRFTLDSSDDETSDLDLAVYRVVSPDDLRYYEVWQSATGAADEQVTLQEPTAGTYLIEANVFSFTDPFTWDLWFGNVPAEVGEGALTATPNPIPVEQGVETTYALSWSGLQPQTRYLGVAQYADSAVRTVLTVDSGQAAPAATEAPTISGDPRVGKTLTATPGTWEPAEVEVAYQWLRDGQPIDGATAQTYKVTRADVGTTLSVRVTATAAGNPTPGVADSAGVFVKFTSQTKVTLNRYVGTSSQDYAVTVAVTPSGGEAATGEVEVWVNGRSYTGALAEGTVTIPLPAQSRGVKVVIAQYDGSDTVASSTGVSGFLVFR
- a CDS encoding YciI family protein, which codes for MATYMLLITGDRESWEDIPPAERRRIDDGHRRFAQTAAGAILAGHELAPASTATAVRSRGGGQPEVTDGPFLETKEVVGGYYLVDAPDLDAAIELAALLPETAAPYSAGVEIRPVVDAP
- a CDS encoding ABC transporter ATP-binding protein; translation: MTGISAAPLLRLRGVAITHDGADVATPADVGFDVSPGEVVLVLGPSGSGKSTLALALNGLIPHAVPATVTGSIEVAGMDAATTPVATLSTRVGMVFQDPDAQIVTGTVLDEVAFGPENLRLPVDVVLTRAEAALRRVGLWDRRGDNPDLLSGGGRQRLAIAAALAMGSPLLVLDEPTANLDPRGIEEVYAALADVVAAGDRAILLVEHNLDAAVGLVDRVVVLDGAGRLVADGSVDDVLRGRAEELQAIGVWLPTSLLAALRLRRAGYAIDPLPLTPGELRAALERTPPPAAASEAAGRGRPAASGGEPIVRVRGLTLTRGRGAARTTVLDGVDLDVAAGAFVAVVGANGAGKTTLVQAVAGVLRPPRGTVRLDGLDVHSADAHTLSRRVGFVFQNPEHQFIAHTVFDEIAHGLRMQRLADDVVRARTDEILERFGLTRYAGTHPFLLSGGQKRRLSVGTALVGGARILVLDEPTFGQDRARADELLTLLDGLRREGTTIIVVTHDMQLVAEHADHAVVLAGGRVLAAAPTAEVFADDALLTRAGLRPPPLRAALHALAQHPELSAVARLADLPGGSG